One Staphylococcus simiae genomic region harbors:
- a CDS encoding aminotransferase class I/II-fold pyridoxal phosphate-dependent enzyme has product MISKKLADIPESYFGKTMGRQIEHGPLPLINMAVGIPDGQTPQGIIDHFTQALQLPENQKYGAFHGKESFKQAIVDFYQRQYNVTLDKDDEVCILYGTKNGLVALPTCIVNPGDYVMLPDPGYTDYLAGVLLAGAKPIPLNLEPPHYLPDWSTVNRETLLKTKLIYLTYPNNPTGSTATQHVFDEAINNIYGTNTKIVHDFAYGAFGFDAKNPSILASKHGKDVAIEIYSLSKGYNMSGFRVGFAVGNKDIIQALKKYQTHTNAGMFGALQDAATYALNHYDDFLIQQSEAFRQRRNYFEAQLAQAGLPYVHSKGGIYSWLQTPPGFDSERFEQFLVTEKSILVAPGIPFGNNGKHYVRISLALDEEQLSEAAQRLSDIAYLYQK; this is encoded by the coding sequence ATGATTTCTAAGAAACTTGCCGATATCCCGGAAAGTTATTTTGGTAAAACGATGGGACGTCAAATTGAACATGGGCCACTACCATTAATTAATATGGCTGTTGGTATACCAGATGGTCAAACACCACAAGGTATTATTGACCATTTTACACAAGCGTTACAACTTCCTGAAAACCAAAAATATGGAGCGTTCCATGGAAAAGAGAGTTTCAAACAAGCGATAGTAGACTTTTATCAACGTCAATATAATGTAACTTTAGATAAAGACGATGAAGTTTGCATTTTATATGGTACAAAAAATGGGTTAGTAGCTTTACCAACATGTATTGTTAATCCAGGAGACTATGTCATGTTACCAGATCCTGGATATACAGATTACTTAGCGGGGGTCTTATTAGCAGGTGCCAAGCCTATACCTTTAAATTTAGAACCACCACATTATTTACCTGACTGGTCGACAGTGAATAGAGAGACGTTACTAAAGACCAAATTAATTTATTTAACATATCCGAATAATCCAACCGGGTCTACAGCCACACAGCATGTGTTTGATGAAGCAATTAATAATATTTATGGTACCAACACTAAAATTGTTCATGACTTTGCATACGGTGCCTTTGGTTTCGATGCTAAAAATCCAAGTATCTTAGCATCAAAGCATGGTAAAGATGTGGCGATTGAAATCTATTCATTATCTAAAGGATATAATATGTCAGGTTTTCGAGTAGGCTTTGCAGTAGGGAATAAGGACATAATTCAAGCATTGAAAAAATATCAGACACATACGAATGCAGGGATGTTTGGCGCACTCCAAGATGCAGCAACTTATGCTTTAAATCATTATGATGACTTTTTAATACAACAAAGTGAAGCATTTAGACAACGCAGGAATTATTTTGAAGCTCAATTAGCACAAGCTGGACTACCATATGTGCATTCTAAAGGTGGCATTTATTCGTGGTTGCAAACACCACCTGGCTTTGATAGTGAGCGTTTCGAACAATTTTTAGTAACAGAGAAATCCATTTTAGTTGCACCAGGAATACCTTTTGGGAACAATGGTAAACACTATGTCAGAATTTCATTAGCTTTAGATGAAGAACAACTATCAGAAGCAGCACAACGATTAAGCGACATTGCATATTTATACCAGAAATAG